One Phycisphaerae bacterium genomic region harbors:
- a CDS encoding sigma-70 family RNA polymerase sigma factor encodes MDEIELIAGCRRGDRAAQREVYERHADRVYRVALRLTRDEQDAFDVVQETFVRAFERMEGFNERSQLGTWLHRIATNEAFQLFRRRETERRHLRVAGELHDHATRPNAESAQQEIDHALEQLSEEHRAILILRYQEGFTYEELSDVLEITSGTVASRLNRAREALRELLREDRGDSEESANSEHPIRGDLSPELGSQRLKGS; translated from the coding sequence ATGGACGAAATCGAGCTCATTGCAGGTTGTCGTCGTGGTGACCGGGCAGCGCAGCGAGAAGTTTACGAGCGCCATGCGGACCGGGTCTACCGAGTGGCGCTGCGGCTTACCCGCGATGAGCAGGATGCATTCGACGTCGTCCAGGAAACTTTTGTTCGTGCATTCGAACGAATGGAAGGCTTCAATGAGCGTTCCCAGCTGGGTACGTGGCTGCACCGCATCGCGACGAACGAGGCCTTCCAGCTGTTTCGCCGGCGAGAGACGGAGCGGCGGCACCTTCGCGTGGCGGGTGAGCTGCACGACCATGCCACGCGGCCGAATGCCGAATCGGCGCAACAGGAAATCGACCATGCGCTGGAGCAGTTATCGGAGGAGCACCGCGCGATCCTGATTCTCCGTTACCAAGAGGGGTTCACCTACGAGGAACTCTCTGACGTGCTGGAAATCACGTCCGGCACGGTGGCGTCGCGGCTAAATCGAGCGCGCGAGGCGCTGCGAGAGCTTCTCAGAGAGGATCGTGGGGATTCGGAAGAATCCGCCAATAGCGAGCATCCAATACGGGGCGATCTGAGCCCTGAATTAGGCTCCCAGCGGTTGAAGGGATCATGA
- a CDS encoding zf-HC2 domain-containing protein translates to MSIRCEDIRGELGAYIDGELPDSRRMRMKSHLGECIACRQELAQLETLVVRIGNGPTVSAPRELWTAIETRLNRAQAARTPTLTRPHTASPSWVDRVARRPLTAAAVLLLALGIGWLVTNPWGAPAMAGQIDFRPLLEQANGDIGAGIQTLMRAYGGEAISASEASRRMTVRVAAPQELPHGLQLQGRYILNMGQSHRALAFHYTGPGGKHLLLLQCPPDIKKNYGGRECMACSIGDHRGHGVQVGKLHLMHMASSNVCICVVSTLSDSDLETALGAIAISF, encoded by the coding sequence ATGAGTATTCGCTGCGAGGACATTCGAGGAGAACTGGGCGCATACATCGACGGCGAACTTCCGGACAGCCGGCGCATGCGCATGAAGAGCCACCTGGGTGAATGCATCGCATGTCGGCAGGAATTGGCCCAATTGGAAACTCTCGTTGTGCGCATCGGGAACGGACCGACTGTCTCGGCGCCTCGCGAGCTATGGACAGCCATCGAAACCCGACTGAACCGAGCACAGGCCGCGCGAACTCCTACTTTAACGAGACCGCATACTGCTTCCCCTTCCTGGGTCGACCGAGTCGCTCGACGACCGCTGACCGCCGCAGCGGTGCTGTTGCTTGCACTCGGAATCGGTTGGCTCGTAACGAACCCTTGGGGGGCGCCGGCGATGGCCGGTCAGATTGATTTCCGGCCGCTGTTGGAGCAGGCCAATGGCGACATCGGCGCCGGGATCCAGACCCTGATGCGGGCCTATGGTGGAGAGGCCATATCAGCCAGTGAAGCGAGTCGGCGCATGACGGTTCGTGTTGCGGCGCCACAGGAATTGCCGCACGGCTTGCAGCTCCAGGGCCGCTATATCCTGAATATGGGACAAAGCCACCGGGCACTGGCATTTCATTACACCGGGCCCGGGGGCAAGCATCTACTCCTGCTTCAATGCCCGCCCGATATCAAGAAGAACTACGGCGGCCGGGAATGCATGGCCTGCTCGATTGGTGACCACCGTGGTCATGGCGTGCAGGTCGGCAAACTGCATCTCATGCACATGGCCAGCAGTAATGTCTGCATCTGCGTCGTCAGTACATTGAGCGATTCCGACTTGGAGACAGCGCTCGGGGCAATCGCGATCAGCTTTTGA